A part of Misgurnus anguillicaudatus chromosome 6, ASM2758022v2, whole genome shotgun sequence genomic DNA contains:
- the LOC129434467 gene encoding uncharacterized protein: MDDTQGWSTRETQALIALWSDESVQEKLCKTYRNKSIFVEISQKMNEHGYTRTWQQCQRKIKSLKLIYRKAKDNNHRSGRARVTCPFFEELDRVLGDKPSFVPGDGDVLDTASLVDQDSVSGDMDDIQANEEPTTSNPRSDDGQGEEQDVSAHAQRDRAGAGSRKKKKTKLEATVESFAKVLSDNLSKEWQLAMQMQAAQNEHEARMFGMMVQAITSAQHGPAMPLQGHMYMPFPTQQSHLHPSKVANTYSPGPLGHSPQPTYLPHSSSSVRHYSLDEDQENYTFTQL; encoded by the exons ATGGACGACACGCAGGGTTGGAGCACTCGTGAAACGCAGGCACTTATTGCTCTTTGGAGCGATGAAAGTGTCCAGGAAAAACTTTGTAAAACATATAGAAACAAAAGTATATTTGTCGAAATATCACAGAAAATGAACGAGCACGGTTACACTAGGACGTGGCAACAGTGccaaagaaaaattaaaagtctCAAGCTCATTTACCGCAAAGCGAAGGACAACAACCACAGAAGCGGACGGGCCAGAGTAACATGTCCATTTTTTGAGGAATTGGATCGAGTGTTGGGAGACAAGCCGTCCTTCGTGCCCGGAGACGGCGACGTATTGGATACAGCAAGTTTGGTGGATCAGGACAGCGTGAGTGGAG ACATGGATGACATTCAGGCAAATGAAGAACCTACTACTTCAAACCCAAGGTCAGATGATGGTCAAGGTGAAGAGCAAGATGTTTCTGCTCATGCCCAGCGAGACAGGGCCGGTGCTG GGTCACGgaaaaagaagaaaactaaGCTGGAAGCCACAGTTGAAAGCTTTGCGAAGGTCCTGTCTGATAATCTCTCCAAAGAATGGCAGCTTGCCATGCAAATGCAAGCAGCCCAGAATGAACATGAGGCAAGAATGTTTGGTATGATGGTTCAAGCAATAACAAGTGCACAACATGGGCCAGCCATGCCACTTCAAGGTCACATGTACATGCCATTTCCGACACAACAGTCACATTTGCATCCAAGCAAGGTGGCCAACACTTATTCACCTGGACCGCTGGGTCACAGTCCACAGCCTACCTACCTGCCGCACAGTTCCTCATCAGTCAGACACTATTCACTAGATGAAGACCAGGAAAACTATACATTCACTCAACTGTGA
- the LOC129434466 gene encoding uncharacterized protein, with amino-acid sequence MEHALLYTLFRMQSKRRRRNFLRRLRHKKQHLLFAAFSLAAAVHFRTERHTWVKVRSQHWWEDIVLASFTEQDWVSSFRLGRRTFAYLCVSLKSRIIKRDTHLRQAIPVQKRVAVALWYLATGSGYNTISHLFGLSRSSVCVCVWEVCSAMVSCMQKHIQLPTGQRLLDIMDGFERLWGFPQCAGAIDGSHIPITAPQLYAKDYFNRKGHHSIILQALVDYQSQFTNINVGWAGSVHDARVLRNSSIFDLAERGVLFPEHTRSIAGIDVPITVLGDAAYPLMPWLMKPYSDHGQLMGDQQHFNYRLSRARMTVECAFGRLKGRWRCLLKQSELELKRVPVVVTACCILHNLCEQNGETFDNEWLQGQSESGTLEETQEMAPVLQQQQQQQQPHAHNIRMAFTKFFSEQGRQQQ; translated from the exons ATGGAACATGCATTGCTGTATACGCTTTTCAGGATGCAGTCAAAACGAAGGCGAAGAAACTTTTTACGTCGGTTACGTcacaaaaaacagcatttacTGTTTGCTGCATTTTCGCTGGCGGCAGCAGTGCATTTTAGGACCGAACGACACACCTGGGTAAAAGTTCGGAGCCAGCACTGGTGGGAAGATATAGTGCTGGCTTCTTTTACGGAGCAAGACTGGGTCTCGAGTTTTAGACTGGGACGCCGGACGTTCGCTTATCTTTGCGTTAGCCTGAAAAGCAGGATAATAAAAAGGGACACTCATCTCCGCCAGGCTATCCCCGTCCAGAAGCGCGTTGCGGTAGCTTTGTGGTATCTCGCTACCGGCAGCGGATACAACACAATCTCGCACCTCTTTGGACTGAGCCGGTCttcagtgtgcgtttgcgtgtGGGAGGTTTGCAGCGCGATGGTGTCCTGCATGCAGAAACACATACAACTACCCACAGGCCAGAGGCTCCTGGACATTATGGATGGTTTTGAGAGATTATGGGGTTTTCCTCAATGTGCAGGTGCCATCGACGGGTCGCATATTCCCATAACCGCGCCACAACTCTACGCCAAAGACTATTTCAACCGCAAAGGACATCATTCAATAATCCTGCAAGCACTTGTGGATTACCAGTCACA GTTCACCAATATCAATGTTGGATGGGCAGGCAGTGTTCACGATGCCAGAGTTCTCCGCAATTCTTCAATATTTGACCTGGCAGAGAGAGGTGTTCTTTTTCCTGAG CATACTCGCAGTATTGCAGGCATTGATGTGCCCATCACAGTCCTGGGTGACGCGGCATACCCCCTCATGCCTTGGCTTATGAAACCGTACTCTGACCATGGACAGTTGATGGGAGACCAGCAGCATTTCAACTACCGTCTTAGCAGAGCACGCATGACGGTAGAGTGTGCATTTGGGAGGCTAAAGGGCCGGTGGAGATGTCTCCTTAAACAGTCTGAACTTGAATTGAAAAGAGTGCCAGTGGTTGTCACAGCATGCTGCATTCTGCATAATTTGTGTGAGCAGAATGGAGAAACCTTTGACAACGAGTGGCTACAAGGCCAGAGTGAATCTGGAACTCTGGAAGAAACCCAGGAGATGGCACCTGTTctccagcagcagcagcagcagcaacaaCCACACGCCCATAACATTCGCATGGCTTTCACTAAGTTTTTTTCAGAGCAGGGACGGCAACAACAGTAG